One Cystobacter fuscus DSM 2262 genomic window carries:
- a CDS encoding choice-of-anchor D domain-containing protein: MLRFYVLALLLLGGLVSCGPSDAGKAALEDSLRVNAMEGALVINPDAGTRVITRSNDSALRLEWDGGGPGNSTGCLRCRTSNQYSCPESRTSPEFKRPIGYTLPPGLVVIGAKANVYGATVNGGSDDVIVKLNSLPLTTGNPSKPNISSTTRGCTNQTASGYKCDSPDGGANGFAVSVSDKAQGIAWVTNTGAAAGTDGGTTSGTDAGAGADAGTTQGNLFVLEPENDGYCISHVDLELTVVERHIKTVPTKLEFDNQAIGTESNPKSVDVINSGAASLTISKIEVSEGFILVEPTVPDTGLVVDPAGMGASPLQIKVKFAPGDKVLPFSGKLKITSDAMEEVLPVDLSGTGVEFVTQVDKNALEFGLVRAKSSHTSGVKIYNAGRDTLTITPSFTADSDPSFSLDPTTAGPIFIPGGLEETINVIFQGPEDTEEEVSGDLVLGIQGDPKNGSKVIHLTGSANKPVLPANPTLNFGAQRAGTSVEDTVTVTNTGSRSITFSSIGTPDPTYFEILEQKPAGASVTLQGGGGANSTLSFRVRFKV; encoded by the coding sequence GTGCTCCGATTCTATGTGCTGGCTCTGCTGCTCCTTGGCGGCCTGGTGTCCTGCGGGCCAAGCGACGCCGGAAAGGCCGCGCTCGAGGATTCGCTCCGGGTGAACGCCATGGAGGGGGCTCTCGTCATCAACCCCGACGCAGGGACTCGCGTCATCACCCGCAGCAACGACTCGGCTCTTAGACTGGAGTGGGACGGAGGGGGGCCTGGGAATAGCACGGGCTGTCTGCGGTGCCGAACCTCCAATCAGTATAGCTGTCCAGAATCCAGGACCTCTCCCGAATTCAAGCGGCCCATTGGTTATACCCTCCCGCCCGGACTGGTCGTCATTGGTGCCAAGGCCAACGTGTATGGCGCCACGGTCAACGGGGGTAGCGACGATGTTATCGTCAAACTGAACAGTCTTCCCCTGACGACTGGGAATCCAAGCAAACCCAATATCTCATCGACGACCCGGGGTTGCACGAATCAGACTGCGAGTGGCTACAAGTGCGACTCTCCAGATGGAGGGGCGAATGGTTTCGCGGTCTCAGTCTCGGACAAGGCTCAGGGGATAGCGTGGGTTACCAATACGGGCGCGGCAGCGGGGACGGATGGGGGGACGACGAGCGGAACGGACGCAGGGGCAGGGGCGGACGCGGGAACAACGCAGGGCAATCTGTTCGTGCTGGAACCGGAGAACGATGGTTACTGCATTTCGCACGTCGACCTCGAACTGACCGTTGTCGAACGACATATCAAGACAGTTCCCACGAAACTGGAGTTCGACAATCAGGCGATCGGCACGGAGAGCAATCCCAAGTCGGTTGATGTCATCAATAGTGGCGCCGCATCGCTGACAATCTCCAAGATCGAAGTCAGTGAAGGGTTCATCCTCGTCGAGCCAACCGTTCCGGACACGGGACTTGTCGTGGATCCAGCGGGGATGGGTGCCTCGCCCCTGCAAATCAAGGTCAAGTTCGCCCCTGGCGACAAGGTACTCCCGTTCAGTGGCAAGTTGAAGATCACCAGTGACGCCATGGAGGAAGTGCTGCCCGTTGATCTCTCTGGCACCGGCGTGGAGTTCGTCACGCAGGTGGACAAAAACGCACTCGAGTTCGGTTTGGTTCGTGCGAAGAGCAGCCATACATCAGGCGTGAAGATATACAACGCGGGACGTGATACCCTCACGATTACCCCCTCGTTCACCGCCGACTCGGACCCAAGCTTCTCCCTGGATCCAACCACGGCAGGTCCCATCTTCATCCCAGGAGGGCTCGAGGAGACGATCAATGTGATCTTCCAAGGGCCCGAGGACACGGAGGAGGAGGTCAGCGGAGATCTCGTCCTCGGCATCCAGGGGGATCCCAAGAACGGCAGCAAAGTGATTCACCTCACGGGCAGTGCGAACAAGCCTGTACTGCCGGCCAACCCCACGTTGAACTTCGGGGCACAACGGGCGGGGACGAGTGTAGAAGACACGGTGACGGTGACCAACACGGGTTCGCGCTCCATCACCTTCTCGTCCATCGGGACGCCCGACCCCACCTACTTCGAGATCCTGGAACAAAAGCCCGCGGGTGCGTCGGTCACCCTCCAGGGTGGGGGAGGTGCGAACTCCACGTTGTCGTTCCGGGTGAGGTTCAAGGT
- a CDS encoding OmpA family protein: protein MSLPSFPIRSAIAATLLGCSLAAAQSGDRLPGFELERLDTNIGRGTLLVGNGELLVPTGLNVSLLGHYQRLPLVLRDGQNDLEIVQHRATALLSASYGILPWLEVGAQLPIVLFQQGTNPNDVGLAELTAQGLGTPVLQTRLGVLSRRRRQPVDLAADLGVGLPFGTGAALAGDDGLRYHARMTAGMELGWLQTSLEAGVLFRPNILLPTSDSDAEIREGASTEVRIGAALATTGKGLRGELGLRATFANPKPSVELLGGIRFPLVPGLEAFILGGPGFGSALGTPLYRVLTGISFRSEPPPKISFLDARADQELQLVLATPPSTSDEQPVRPVAAWELNALGRGEARAADGAAPPTPPKPHQPGPQEKVVLRGELHFARGSAELPGVVPLLDQAVLRMSEHANTGRILIEGHSDKDSADSFMAVRRAQAIRRYLIDQGIPATQVRIQGFGSDWPVSAQPATEQERQLNRRAEVLVITDSAAPLTTGATPP, encoded by the coding sequence ATGAGCTTACCTTCATTCCCGATCCGAAGCGCAATCGCCGCGACACTGCTGGGCTGCTCGCTGGCCGCCGCGCAATCCGGGGATCGGCTGCCGGGCTTCGAGCTGGAGCGGCTGGATACGAACATCGGGCGTGGCACCCTGCTGGTCGGCAACGGGGAGCTGTTGGTGCCCACCGGGCTGAACGTGAGCCTGCTGGGGCACTACCAGCGCCTGCCGCTCGTGCTGCGCGACGGCCAGAATGATCTCGAGATCGTCCAGCACCGGGCCACCGCCCTGCTCTCGGCCAGCTATGGAATCCTGCCGTGGTTGGAGGTGGGCGCGCAGCTACCGATCGTGCTCTTCCAGCAGGGGACGAACCCCAACGACGTGGGCCTGGCGGAGTTGACGGCGCAGGGCTTGGGGACGCCCGTCCTCCAGACCCGGTTGGGTGTGCTGTCGCGGCGCCGCCGTCAACCGGTGGACCTGGCGGCTGACCTGGGCGTGGGTCTTCCGTTCGGCACGGGAGCCGCGCTGGCCGGTGATGACGGACTGCGCTACCACGCCCGGATGACCGCGGGAATGGAGCTGGGCTGGCTGCAGACCTCGCTGGAGGCCGGAGTCCTCTTCCGTCCCAACATCCTGCTGCCCACGTCGGATTCGGATGCGGAGATCCGCGAGGGGGCGTCCACGGAGGTGCGAATCGGGGCCGCGCTGGCCACGACGGGCAAGGGCCTGAGGGGAGAGCTGGGCCTGCGGGCGACATTCGCCAACCCCAAACCCTCCGTCGAGCTGCTGGGAGGCATCCGCTTTCCGCTCGTGCCCGGGTTGGAGGCCTTCATCCTGGGAGGTCCGGGATTCGGGTCGGCGCTGGGGACTCCTCTCTACCGCGTGCTCACGGGCATTTCCTTCCGCAGCGAGCCCCCGCCCAAGATCTCCTTCCTGGATGCGCGCGCGGATCAGGAGCTCCAACTCGTCCTGGCCACGCCCCCATCCACCTCCGACGAGCAACCGGTCCGTCCGGTCGCCGCCTGGGAACTCAATGCCCTGGGGCGCGGAGAAGCACGGGCGGCTGACGGCGCGGCGCCCCCCACTCCTCCCAAGCCCCACCAGCCCGGTCCCCAGGAGAAGGTCGTGCTTCGTGGGGAGCTGCACTTCGCCCGGGGCAGCGCGGAGCTACCGGGAGTGGTTCCCCTCCTGGATCAGGCCGTCCTGCGGATGTCGGAACACGCCAACACGGGCCGCATCCTCATCGAGGGGCATTCGGACAAGGACAGCGCCGACTCGTTCATGGCGGTCCGGCGTGCGCAGGCGATCCGGCGCTACTTGATTGATCAAGGAATTCCCGCGACACAGGTGCGCATCCAGGGTTTTGGCTCGGACTGGCCCGTCAGTGCCCAGCCCGCCACCGAGCAGGAGCGGCAGCTCAATCGCCGGGCGGAAGTGCTCGTCATCACCGACTCCGCCGCGCCGCTCACCACCGGGGCAACTCCCCCGTAG
- a CDS encoding Kelch repeat-containing protein: MWKRYLMTALSLGLVACGPGEAPEEQHLASVEQKAMQTVGPLQIARAQHCSMRLPDGKVLFVGGFINTSIEVTATTEVYDPGTRTTSFRAPMNVARRSHECLTLQDGSLLVLGGVANGSAIASVEKYNPSTNSWALLAPMPARNWGMAVAQLADGRVLVAGGTSADASAYLFDPSANSWMRTGSLSFGRTSAAAVKLPDNRVLAVGGFTSNDNRRALEVYTPSTGTWSVLAPLLQDSPTPIATLLPDGRVFVGTSNELSRGLVAQVYTPSSNTWTLLPRSNSPHDMGRLALVNGQPIVVGGGFGVPMPFEQFDFAQQRWTTLGQLSIPRHGFTLDVLTDGSLLVAGGYQANTQYTYTTMDLLTFDTLPPPGTSPLTYSASNTNSAQQNTTNRTFTLNAGDMLKVGTCGVPGSSASGDTYLRLFGGGFQVFGNDDNCGSTASFIQYTAATTGTYELRAGCFSSGSCSGTVTFSITPAKL, encoded by the coding sequence ATGTGGAAGCGTTACCTCATGACGGCGTTGAGCCTAGGACTTGTCGCGTGTGGTCCGGGCGAGGCCCCGGAAGAGCAGCACCTGGCGAGCGTCGAGCAGAAGGCCATGCAGACGGTGGGACCGCTGCAGATCGCGCGTGCTCAGCACTGCTCCATGAGATTGCCGGATGGAAAGGTGCTCTTCGTGGGAGGGTTCATCAACACCAGCATTGAGGTCACGGCCACCACGGAGGTGTACGACCCGGGGACAAGGACCACGTCGTTCCGGGCGCCGATGAACGTCGCTCGGCGCTCGCATGAGTGTCTGACCCTTCAAGATGGCTCGCTATTGGTGCTGGGTGGGGTGGCGAACGGCTCAGCCATCGCTTCCGTGGAGAAGTACAACCCCTCCACCAACAGCTGGGCCCTGCTGGCACCCATGCCCGCCCGCAACTGGGGGATGGCCGTGGCTCAACTGGCCGATGGCCGCGTCCTGGTTGCGGGAGGGACCAGTGCCGACGCGAGTGCCTACTTGTTCGATCCCTCCGCCAACTCCTGGATGCGCACGGGCTCTCTGAGCTTCGGACGAACCTCGGCTGCGGCCGTCAAGCTCCCGGACAACCGGGTGCTGGCGGTGGGAGGATTCACGTCGAACGACAACCGGCGGGCGCTGGAAGTCTACACGCCGTCCACGGGCACCTGGTCCGTCCTGGCGCCCTTGCTCCAGGACAGCCCAACCCCGATCGCTACCCTTCTTCCGGATGGGCGTGTCTTCGTGGGCACGTCGAATGAACTCAGCCGCGGTCTCGTCGCCCAGGTGTACACTCCCTCCTCGAATACCTGGACGCTCCTGCCGCGCTCCAATAGCCCCCATGACATGGGGAGGCTTGCCCTCGTCAATGGCCAGCCCATTGTGGTGGGGGGTGGTTTCGGAGTGCCAATGCCCTTCGAGCAATTCGACTTTGCTCAGCAACGGTGGACCACGCTGGGACAGCTCAGTATCCCACGCCACGGCTTCACCCTGGATGTACTGACGGATGGCTCGCTGCTCGTGGCGGGAGGCTATCAGGCCAATACCCAATATACCTACACGACGATGGACCTGCTCACTTTTGACACGCTCCCGCCCCCCGGCACGAGCCCACTCACCTACAGTGCGTCCAATACCAACAGCGCCCAGCAGAACACCACCAATCGCACCTTCACGCTCAACGCCGGGGATATGTTGAAGGTGGGGACCTGCGGCGTGCCGGGCTCGTCCGCCTCGGGCGACACCTACCTGCGATTGTTCGGCGGTGGCTTCCAGGTGTTCGGGAACGACGACAACTGTGGTAGCACGGCGTCCTTCATCCAGTACACGGCGGCCACCACCGGCACCTACGAGCTGCGTGCCGGGTGCTTCTCGAGCGGTAGCTGCTCGGGCACCGTCACCTTCAGCATCACTCCGGCCAAGCTGTAG
- the mutS gene encoding DNA mismatch repair protein MutS, with the protein MMRQYLEVKALNPDAILFFRLGDFYEMFFEDAVRASELLQITLTARAKNAEKVPMAGVPYHSARRYITRLVEHGLKVAICEQVDEPGAGPGIVRREVTRVITPGMVLDEEALEPRASNFLAAVYPGAEGFGAALLEASTGEFFSLEADTTQELVEALARVEPRELLVPEGHRDSPETALVVSRLSRAPAVAELEKAAFEPARAAAFLRGHFAVQSLEAFGLQDAPLATGAAGAALRYLKDTQKTDAAHVDRLSRQQRGGHLLMDESSRANLEVLRTLRDGGRKGSLLGVLDRTATGLGARKLARWLGAPLCSRPEITARLDAVEELSQRSVWREELTGALKEVGDIERLCGRLSLGAGNARDLRGLAVSLAQLPRLAAVLARCEAGLLKALGGPLGALPELTELLLRAVVDEPPATLKEGNFIRPGFHAELDKLVALATQGKDYLLVLETREKERTGISSLKVRYNRVFGYYLEVTKSNLHLVPADYIRKQTMAGAERFITPELKEYEEKVLTADEQRGTLELELFEQLRAQVVKEAPRLRSAAEAVATADALLSLARCAAEYGYVRPVVDDSEVLSITGGRHPVVERMLGAGEAFVPNDVKMDSGESQILIITGPNMAGKSTVMRQVALTVLMAQVGSFVPASAARIGLCDRIFTRVGAADNLARGQSTFMVEMTETSHILHHATRRSLVVLDEIGRGTSTYDGLSIAWAVAEHLHDKSGARTLFATHYHELVDLAREKPRVKNLCIAVREQGGKVLFLRKLVPGGANRSYGIEVARLAGLPPEVVARARDILQNLESGEFDDNGKPRLARRGSRSSAPAPGQLGLFGGGGPKLEPAQQKVLESLKATKVDELTPLEALNLLAALQRELKPS; encoded by the coding sequence ATGATGCGGCAGTACCTCGAGGTGAAGGCGCTCAACCCGGACGCCATCCTCTTCTTTCGGCTGGGGGACTTCTACGAGATGTTCTTCGAGGACGCGGTGCGCGCCTCGGAGCTCTTGCAGATCACCCTCACCGCGCGGGCGAAGAACGCGGAGAAGGTGCCGATGGCGGGGGTGCCGTACCACTCGGCGCGGCGCTACATCACGCGGCTGGTGGAGCACGGGCTCAAGGTGGCCATCTGCGAGCAGGTGGACGAGCCGGGGGCGGGCCCTGGCATCGTCCGGCGCGAGGTGACGCGGGTCATCACGCCCGGCATGGTGCTGGACGAGGAGGCGCTGGAGCCGCGCGCGAGCAACTTCCTGGCGGCGGTGTACCCGGGGGCCGAGGGCTTCGGGGCGGCGCTGCTGGAGGCGTCCACGGGGGAGTTCTTCTCCCTGGAGGCGGACACGACGCAGGAGCTGGTGGAGGCGCTGGCGCGGGTGGAGCCGCGCGAGCTGCTGGTGCCCGAGGGGCATCGGGACTCGCCGGAGACGGCCCTGGTGGTGTCCCGGCTCTCGCGCGCGCCGGCGGTGGCGGAGCTGGAGAAGGCGGCGTTCGAGCCCGCGCGAGCCGCGGCGTTCCTGCGGGGCCACTTCGCGGTGCAGTCGCTGGAGGCGTTCGGGTTGCAGGACGCGCCCCTGGCCACGGGGGCTGCGGGCGCGGCGCTGCGCTACCTCAAGGACACGCAGAAGACGGACGCGGCGCACGTGGACAGGCTCAGCCGCCAGCAGCGCGGCGGGCACCTGCTGATGGACGAGTCCTCGCGGGCCAACCTCGAGGTGCTGCGCACGCTGCGCGACGGTGGGCGCAAGGGCTCGCTGCTGGGGGTGTTGGATCGAACGGCCACGGGGCTGGGGGCGCGCAAGCTGGCGCGCTGGCTCGGGGCGCCCTTGTGCTCGCGGCCGGAGATCACCGCGCGCCTGGACGCGGTGGAGGAGCTGTCGCAGCGCAGCGTCTGGCGCGAGGAGCTGACGGGGGCCCTCAAGGAGGTGGGGGACATCGAGCGGCTGTGCGGCCGGCTGTCGCTGGGGGCGGGCAACGCGCGGGACCTGAGGGGGCTGGCGGTGTCGCTGGCGCAGTTGCCGCGGCTCGCGGCGGTGCTGGCGCGCTGCGAGGCGGGGCTGCTCAAGGCCCTGGGCGGGCCGCTCGGGGCGTTGCCGGAGCTGACGGAGCTGCTCTTGCGCGCGGTGGTGGACGAGCCGCCGGCGACGCTCAAGGAGGGCAACTTCATCCGCCCGGGCTTCCACGCCGAGCTGGACAAGCTGGTGGCGCTCGCCACGCAAGGCAAGGACTACCTGCTCGTGCTCGAGACGCGCGAGAAGGAACGCACGGGCATCAGCTCACTGAAGGTGCGCTACAACCGGGTGTTCGGGTACTACCTGGAGGTGACGAAGTCGAACCTGCACCTGGTGCCGGCGGACTACATCCGCAAGCAGACGATGGCGGGGGCCGAGCGCTTCATCACGCCCGAGCTCAAGGAGTACGAGGAGAAGGTCCTCACGGCGGACGAGCAGCGCGGCACGCTGGAGCTGGAGTTGTTCGAGCAGTTGAGGGCGCAGGTGGTGAAGGAGGCGCCGCGGCTGCGCTCGGCGGCGGAGGCGGTGGCCACGGCGGACGCGCTGTTGTCGCTGGCGCGGTGCGCGGCCGAGTACGGCTATGTGCGGCCGGTGGTGGACGACTCCGAGGTGCTGAGCATCACGGGCGGGCGCCATCCGGTGGTGGAGCGGATGTTGGGGGCGGGGGAGGCGTTCGTCCCCAACGACGTGAAGATGGACTCGGGCGAGTCGCAGATCCTCATCATCACGGGCCCGAACATGGCGGGAAAGAGCACGGTGATGCGGCAGGTGGCGCTCACGGTGCTGATGGCGCAGGTGGGCTCGTTCGTGCCGGCGAGCGCGGCGCGGATTGGGCTGTGCGATCGGATCTTCACGCGCGTGGGGGCGGCGGACAACCTGGCGCGGGGGCAGTCCACCTTCATGGTGGAGATGACGGAGACGAGCCACATCCTGCACCACGCCACGCGGCGCAGCCTGGTGGTGCTGGACGAGATTGGCCGGGGCACGTCCACCTATGACGGCCTGTCCATCGCGTGGGCGGTGGCCGAGCACCTGCACGACAAGAGCGGGGCGCGCACGCTCTTCGCCACGCATTACCACGAGCTGGTGGACCTGGCGCGGGAGAAGCCGCGGGTGAAGAACCTGTGCATCGCCGTGCGCGAGCAGGGGGGCAAGGTGCTCTTCCTGCGCAAGCTGGTGCCGGGTGGGGCGAATCGCTCGTATGGCATCGAGGTGGCGCGGCTCGCGGGCCTGCCGCCGGAGGTGGTGGCGAGGGCGCGGGACATCCTGCAGAACCTGGAGTCGGGGGAGTTCGACGACAATGGGAAGCCCCGGCTGGCGCGGCGCGGCTCCCGGTCGTCGGCGCCGGCACCGGGTCAGCTCGGCCTGTTCGGCGGAGGCGGGCCGAAGCTGGAGCCCGCGCAGCAGAAGGTGCTGGAGTCGCTCAAGGCCACGAAGGTGGACGAGCTGACGCCGCTCGAGGCCCTCAACCTGCTGGCGGCGCTCCAGCGGGAGCTGAAGCCGTCTTGA
- the nhaA gene encoding Na+/H+ antiporter NhaA: MDPRPVPPVPRLFRAAVAPVQAFFKLEASSGILLALCAVAAMVWANSPWAHGYEALFETPLALGLGEALFHFTVREFINDGLMAIFFFLVGMEIKRELATGELRSPSRALLPLIAALGGMVVPAAIYAAFNAGTPALKGWAIPMATDIAFAIGCLTLLKGRVSHGLVVFLTALAIFDDIGGILVIALFYGTGLHVSWLLGALGITLVLAACNHYYVRNGVVYAALGTALWYALHHGGIHATIAGVITGMMIPARPTRRGREVLQELHGFVDRILNEPEDEEVRSGQLLYIEEQLEDIEPPLTRFVHLWHGWVGYGIVPLFALANSGISVRGMHLADLLAPLPLGVMAGLFLGKQAGVFLFTWASVKAGFAEMPGRARLGQLHGVAVVAGIGFTVALFVAGLAFASEPQLLSEAKLGILLGSLLSAVVGYLLLRFAPSPPASEPAPDPRTDAP, encoded by the coding sequence ATGGACCCTCGCCCCGTGCCTCCCGTCCCCCGGCTGTTCCGGGCCGCCGTCGCGCCCGTCCAGGCCTTCTTCAAGCTCGAGGCCAGCAGCGGCATCCTCCTGGCGCTGTGCGCCGTGGCGGCCATGGTCTGGGCCAATTCGCCCTGGGCCCATGGCTACGAGGCGCTCTTCGAGACCCCCTTGGCGCTCGGCCTGGGCGAGGCCCTCTTCCACTTCACCGTGCGTGAGTTCATCAACGACGGGTTGATGGCGATCTTCTTCTTCCTCGTGGGGATGGAGATCAAGCGCGAGCTGGCCACGGGCGAGCTGCGCTCCCCCTCCCGGGCGCTGCTGCCGCTCATCGCCGCGCTGGGTGGCATGGTGGTGCCGGCGGCCATCTACGCGGCGTTCAACGCGGGCACCCCGGCACTCAAGGGCTGGGCCATCCCCATGGCCACCGACATCGCCTTCGCCATCGGGTGCCTCACCCTGCTCAAGGGGCGGGTGAGCCATGGCCTGGTGGTGTTCCTCACGGCGCTCGCCATCTTCGACGACATCGGCGGCATCCTGGTCATCGCCCTCTTCTACGGCACGGGACTGCACGTGTCGTGGCTGCTCGGGGCGCTGGGCATCACCCTCGTGCTGGCGGCCTGCAACCACTATTACGTGCGCAATGGCGTGGTGTACGCGGCTCTGGGCACGGCGCTCTGGTACGCCCTGCACCACGGCGGCATCCACGCCACCATCGCCGGAGTCATCACCGGCATGATGATTCCCGCGCGCCCCACGCGCCGCGGCCGGGAGGTGCTGCAGGAGCTGCACGGGTTCGTCGATCGGATCCTCAACGAGCCCGAGGACGAGGAGGTGCGCTCCGGCCAGCTGCTGTACATCGAGGAGCAACTGGAGGACATCGAGCCGCCGCTCACCCGCTTCGTGCACCTGTGGCACGGCTGGGTGGGCTATGGAATCGTCCCCCTGTTCGCCCTGGCCAACTCCGGCATCTCCGTGCGCGGCATGCACCTGGCGGATCTGCTCGCGCCCCTGCCCCTGGGGGTGATGGCCGGTCTGTTCCTGGGTAAACAGGCGGGCGTCTTCCTGTTCACCTGGGCGAGCGTGAAGGCGGGGTTCGCGGAGATGCCGGGCCGGGCGCGGCTCGGGCAGTTGCATGGGGTGGCGGTGGTGGCGGGCATCGGCTTCACGGTGGCGCTGTTCGTCGCGGGGCTGGCGTTCGCGAGCGAGCCGCAGCTCCTGTCGGAGGCGAAGCTGGGCATCCTCTTGGGCTCGCTCTTGTCCGCGGTGGTGGGCTACCTGCTGCTGCGCTTCGCTCCGAGCCCTCCCGCGTCCGAGCCCGCACCGGACCCGAGGACGGACGCGCCCTGA
- a CDS encoding ABC1 kinase family protein, whose amino-acid sequence MLFQDLNRLRQIGVIAARHGFGEWFERAGVWRLLGRREKVEVSAETQRASTARRFRMLLNDLGPSFVKLGQVLSTRADLLPGEYVEELATLQDHVEPFPLEEVYTRIRESLGSDASELFREIDPKPLAAASIAQVHRAVTLEGDEVVVKVQRPGIAEQIDSDLAVLRSLARLLEAVVEETSIYSPTGIIDEFDRAIHEELDFVHEAANIRAFLENHRNRPYMTIPRVYEALSSRTVLTMEFVRGVKVSQAQLSPEDRREVAGHILDTSFRQLFEDGLFHGDPHPGNLLVLEGNRLALLDFGVVGRLTRVMQETLVMLVMAVALKDSDSVARILYRVGAPDSRANLMGFRNDIETLLGKYLTTTLGEVDSRSLMRDLLDLAVRYHIRVPKEYALLGRASVATEGILRSLHPDMNVLEVAMPYAKELLADRYDPSQLQGGLMRTLLRFQSMAADLPTQLSQILLDLESGKFSVTVRAEQFDRLNDSLRSAALVMFLGLCACGTIVGVFISFAQTGPWQFHGLPVLGLLGLALSAGLFGATFTWFLFGKRFGKVRVSRWLGNKKPPR is encoded by the coding sequence GTGCTCTTCCAGGACTTGAACCGCCTCCGGCAGATTGGGGTCATCGCAGCGCGCCACGGCTTCGGCGAGTGGTTCGAACGGGCCGGGGTGTGGCGGCTGCTCGGGCGCCGCGAGAAGGTGGAGGTCTCCGCCGAGACCCAGCGCGCCAGCACCGCGCGGCGCTTCCGGATGCTCCTCAATGACCTGGGCCCCTCGTTCGTGAAGCTCGGGCAGGTGCTCTCCACGCGCGCGGACCTGCTGCCCGGCGAGTACGTCGAGGAGCTGGCCACGCTGCAGGATCACGTGGAGCCCTTCCCTCTGGAGGAGGTGTACACGCGCATCCGCGAGTCGCTCGGCAGCGACGCCTCAGAGCTCTTCCGGGAGATCGATCCCAAGCCCCTGGCCGCGGCGTCCATCGCCCAGGTACACCGCGCGGTGACGCTCGAGGGCGACGAGGTGGTGGTGAAGGTGCAGCGGCCGGGCATCGCCGAGCAGATCGACTCGGACCTGGCCGTGCTGCGCTCGCTCGCGCGGCTCTTGGAGGCCGTGGTGGAGGAGACGAGCATCTACTCGCCCACGGGCATCATCGACGAGTTCGACCGGGCCATCCACGAGGAGCTGGACTTCGTGCACGAGGCGGCCAACATCCGCGCCTTCCTCGAGAACCACCGCAACCGGCCGTACATGACGATTCCGCGCGTGTACGAGGCGCTCAGCAGCCGCACGGTGCTGACGATGGAGTTCGTCCGGGGCGTGAAGGTGAGCCAGGCGCAGCTGTCCCCCGAGGATCGGCGCGAGGTGGCCGGCCACATCCTCGACACGAGCTTCCGCCAGCTCTTCGAGGACGGGCTGTTCCATGGGGATCCCCACCCGGGCAACCTGCTCGTGCTGGAGGGCAACCGGCTGGCGCTCTTGGACTTCGGCGTGGTGGGCCGGCTCACGCGCGTCATGCAGGAGACGCTCGTCATGCTGGTGATGGCGGTGGCGCTCAAGGACAGCGACTCGGTGGCGCGCATCCTCTACCGCGTGGGCGCGCCCGACTCGCGCGCCAACCTGATGGGCTTCCGCAACGACATCGAGACGTTGCTCGGCAAGTACCTCACGACGACGCTGGGCGAGGTGGACTCGCGCAGCCTCATGCGCGACCTGTTGGACCTGGCGGTGCGCTACCACATCCGCGTGCCCAAGGAGTACGCCCTGCTCGGCCGGGCCTCGGTGGCCACCGAGGGCATCCTGCGCAGCCTCCACCCGGACATGAACGTGCTCGAGGTGGCGATGCCCTACGCCAAGGAGCTGCTCGCGGACCGGTACGATCCGAGCCAGCTGCAGGGCGGGCTGATGCGCACCCTCTTGCGCTTCCAGTCGATGGCGGCGGATCTGCCCACGCAGCTGTCGCAGATCCTGTTGGATCTGGAGTCGGGGAAGTTCAGCGTGACGGTGCGGGCCGAGCAGTTCGACCGGCTCAACGACAGCCTGCGCAGCGCGGCGCTGGTGATGTTCCTGGGCCTGTGCGCGTGCGGCACCATCGTGGGGGTGTTCATCTCCTTCGCGCAGACGGGGCCCTGGCAATTCCACGGCCTGCCGGTGCTGGGCCTGTTGGGGCTCGCCCTGTCGGCGGGGCTCTTCGGGGCCACCTTCACCTGGTTCCTGTTCGGCAAGCGCTTCGGCAAGGTGCGCGTGAGCCGGTGGCTGGGCAACAAGAAGCCCCCGCGGTGA